Part of the Garra rufa chromosome 8, GarRuf1.0, whole genome shotgun sequence genome, AGCAATACAGTTGAGCTCAAAAGTtaacatacgccttgcagaatctgcaaaatgttaattattttaccaaaataagagggataatacaaaatgcatgttattttttatttagtactgacctgaatatgatacttcacataaagacatttacaagagaaaataattacagaaatgaccccgttcaaaagtttacacacacttgattcttaatactgtgttgttacctgaatgatccacagctgtttttttgtttagtgatagttgttcatgagtctcttgtttgtcctgaacagttaaactgcctgctgttcttcagaaaaatccttccagtcccacacattctttggtttttcagcatttttgtgtatttgaaccctttccaacaatgactgtatgattttgagatccatcttttcacactgaggacaactaagggactcatatgcaactattacagaaggtttaaatgctcactgatgcttcagaaggaaacatgatgcattatgatccaggggtgaaaacttttggacagaaggaaaatgtgtacatttttctatgtaagcccatttccgccactgaataaaaaataaaaaggtaattgcgactttttaatctcacaattctgacttttttctcgcaatttcaagtttacatcttaaagttcggacttttttttacttttttttttttacttagacaATTGCGAGctgtaaagtcaaaattgtgggatataagctcacaattatgagaaataaagttggaattgcgagatataaactcgagacTTTTTTTCACGCAAATTGTGattttgtgaattatgaaatataaacttgcaattgcgagtaataaaatccagctctgaggagaaaaaaagactgagtttatatctcacaattcggactttaattcttagaattgcaagtttatatcatgtacttctgactttataactattatgagtttatatctcacaattctgagaacaaaaagagatgtaaactcgaaaatgtgagaaaaaaagacagaattgtgaaataaaaagtcacaattgcttttttagtttttattcagtggtggaaacgggcttccatatttttcttattttgcctaaatactgtccttcagaggctacagaagtcacttacatgtttcccagaagacaaaataagttacatttaccatgatcttcaaattccaaaagttttgcttaatgcagtgtttttccttctggagcatcagtgagcgtttgaaccttctgtaatagttgcatatgagtccctcagttgtcctcagtgtgaaaagatggatctcaaaatcatacagttgttgttggaaagggtttaaatacacagaaatgctgaaaaaccaaaggacctgaaggatttttctgaaaaacagcatcagtttaactgttcaggacaaacaagggactcatgaacaactatcactaaacaacaaaacacagctgaggatcattcaggtaacaacacggtattaacaatcaagtgtatgtaaacttttaaacgggtcatttttataaattcaactattattttctcttgtggactatatgtaaatttcCCAATAAGGATCAATTTGTAAGCATCACAAACTTCTCCTGGACGAGAAGCCTCAAGTGAATGTTCAGTAATACATTGGCACAAGTATAGGAGGAAGAATTGTGAATGATTACCTGCGCATGGGCTGGGCAATTTTACTACGTGCGGCCCCATTTGTCCCAACAAAGGAAGCAGGACGAGGTAGAGCGCTGCGACTGGAAGAGGGGGCACTGGGTTTGCTGGGAAGGGGGATGCTGCTGCTGGGGATAGAGTTGAGACTGACAGAGGAAGGCATTGTGGTGGCACTCTGTATGGTTGGGCTCACGTACGCTGTGGCTTTCAGAGGGGGCCGTGTCAAGAAGTTGCCCACGCTCTGAACTCGCTGCTGTAACTGGCCCGGAGAGGGAACTGAAATTGAACAGACAGCAATAAAATTTTATGATAATGTGTGATATAATCTGCTACAAGATAATTCTCATCATTTAATGGTGTTTTGACAGTGTTATAGACTTACTTGCAGACTGTATCTTGGCCAGAGCACTGTGGGAATCAAAACTCTGACTGTTTCGGAGTAAGGAGAAAGGTGAGGACGATGTGGCAATCTGACTGGTCGGAGCAGGAACATTAGGCACACTGATGACGCTGGGAATGCTGGGAGCTCGAATTAGGTTTGGCATGCTCCTCCGTAgcttgtctgaaaaaaaaaagacaatgcaTGCTGAAATGTTCAAGTACTTAGGTAAGGTATAGTCTATATTCAatgaacactaccagtcaaatgtttttgaacagtaagccttttaatattttttaatatcttctgcattccaagcctgcatttatttgatttatttgagtacaataactgttttctatttgaatatattttaaaatgtaatttattcctgtaattcctgtagcatcattactcccatgatccttcataaatcattgatccttcagaaatcacatgATCTATTCTAAAAGatttattcaattcaattcaattcaagatttattatcaacatttttattaaaattaacgcTGAAGTACTGCAAGGCTATTTACTTTAAGGCCATTTAGTTTGGTTTCCAGACACAAGATGGCGCCAATCAATGATCTATTCTACCGAACAGCCTTCATATCaaaacagagagagacagacagcatatgctggttaggtatgttttggtgctgggatgctggttttagctggtatatgctggtcccttgctggtttttgctggtttatgctggtcatgttgctggttaatgctggtcctttgctggtttatgctggtccttgaccagcaacatgaccagcataaaccagcaaaggaccagcattaaccagctaaggaccagcataaaccagcaagggaccagcataaaccagcataaaccagctaaaaccagcatcccagcaccaaaacatacctaaccagcatatgctggttttttcagcagggtgaagTGACCAGTACCAATATGTCACCATAAAGAATGGTCAAATAACAGTTTAGAAAGATTTTAGTAATATATCTGAATGCTCAATGCTGTGACTGAGCAATGAAAATAAGGAATTCTCAAGAGCTGTGTAATAAAACCTTTAAACAATAAAAGAGCAACTGAAAGGAAGGATTTTACTACACATGTTGGAAAACCAACTATTAAACTTGCCTAAAATGTAGTTCCAACTTGTTGAATTGCTAGTGTTAGCAGTGTATTTTCACTCTATGCTTGATAAGAGTTTGTGCAGTAGTGGTGTTCTGAAatgttacttaatatcctaatgatttttgccataaaagaaaaaatcgataATTCTGACTCATAATTGtgggggcagccatggcctaatggttcgATTCCCAgttcccacaccggcaggaattgaaggtggggattgtgaatgaacaatgctctttccaccttcaagaccatgactgaagtgcccttgagcaaggcactgaacccccagttgctccccgggcgatggagcaatggctgcccactgctccggtgtgtgttcacagtgtgtgtgtgtgtgtgtgtgtgtgtgtgtgtgtttgttcacttctcactgctgtgtgtgtgcacttggatgggttaaatgcagagggccaatttcgagtatgggtcaccatacttgacaatacgtcatgactttcactttcactttacaATGTATTGCTGACTATTgct contains:
- the LOC141341130 gene encoding SLAIN motif-containing protein 1-like — translated: MSYKLQDMTDVEVMARLQEENKLRRSMPNLIRAPSIPSVISVPNVPAPTSQIATSSSPFSLLRNSQSFDSHSALAKIQSAIPSPGQLQQRVQSVGNFLTRPPLKATAYVSPTIQSATTMPSSVSLNSIPSSSIPLPSKPSAPSSSRSALPRPASFVGTNGAARSKIAQPMRSLLTPPKSVSALSALRDGSWRDGCY